A single window of Geitlerinema sp. PCC 9228 DNA harbors:
- a CDS encoding lipid-A-disaccharide synthase has translation MEPVDIVLLSNGPGELATWVRPVAKQLRQQLGTDSTRVRLSVVLSPCPHATGKETAIARSYPEIDRVQSPEHFWSFLLGGKTATSWDWHRRGVVVFLGGDQFFTVAIARHLQYRSVVYAEWEARWTGNIDRFGIRDTQVFAKVSPKHRHKCTVIGDLMADVALEIPESISQNQPLIGLLPGSKPAKLTQGVPLCLAIAESIHQQRPETQFIVPIAPTLDLTTFIRYSDPTENPIVKTIGNTHPQLILPEDNHQSPYLKTAGGATIQLWQPSPAYDVLAACSFCITTVGANTAELGTLGIPMLVLLPTQKLDAMKAWDGLPGLLANLPGVGSLFAVAINWLILRRRQRFAWPNIWAGEEIVPEWVGKINPGEVAQQAIFWLDHPESLQSIRQRLHRFRGEPGASEKLAKIVREILRF, from the coding sequence ATGGAACCAGTTGATATTGTACTCCTAAGCAACGGTCCTGGGGAACTGGCGACTTGGGTACGACCAGTTGCCAAACAGCTACGCCAGCAATTGGGAACCGATTCCACGCGGGTACGCCTGTCGGTGGTCCTATCTCCCTGTCCCCATGCTACCGGAAAAGAAACCGCGATCGCGCGTTCCTATCCAGAAATCGACCGAGTGCAATCGCCAGAGCATTTTTGGTCATTTTTGTTGGGGGGAAAAACAGCTACCAGCTGGGATTGGCATCGGCGGGGGGTGGTGGTGTTTCTCGGTGGCGACCAATTTTTTACCGTTGCGATCGCGCGCCATTTGCAATACCGTAGCGTAGTATATGCCGAATGGGAAGCCCGGTGGACTGGCAACATCGACCGTTTTGGCATTCGCGACACACAAGTTTTCGCCAAAGTTTCCCCCAAACACCGCCACAAATGTACCGTCATTGGCGATTTAATGGCAGATGTTGCCTTAGAAATCCCCGAAAGCATTTCCCAAAACCAACCCCTCATCGGTTTGCTTCCCGGTTCCAAACCCGCCAAACTCACCCAAGGAGTTCCCCTTTGCCTAGCAATTGCCGAATCCATCCACCAACAACGACCCGAAACCCAATTTATCGTTCCCATTGCCCCCACCTTAGACCTTACCACCTTCATTCGCTACAGCGACCCCACCGAAAATCCTATCGTCAAAACCATCGGCAACACCCACCCGCAACTCATTCTTCCCGAAGACAACCACCAATCGCCTTACCTCAAAACCGCTGGAGGTGCGACCATTCAACTATGGCAGCCGTCTCCCGCCTACGATGTTTTAGCTGCCTGTAGCTTTTGCATCACCACCGTCGGTGCCAATACGGCGGAATTGGGTACTTTAGGCATTCCCATGTTGGTTTTGCTGCCGACGCAAAAATTAGACGCCATGAAAGCTTGGGATGGTTTGCCGGGGTTGCTAGCCAATCTCCCTGGCGTGGGTTCTTTGTTTGCCGTGGCGATAAACTGGCTGATTCTGCGTCGCCGCCAGCGGTTTGCCTGGCCGAATATTTGGGCAGGAGAAGAGATTGTGCCCGAGTGGGTGGGAAAAATAAATCCTGGGGAAGTTGCCCAACAAGCGATTTTTTGGTTGGACCATCCCGAATCCCTACAATCCATCCGGCAACGCTTGCATCGCTTTCGTGGCGAACCGGGTGCTTCGGAGAAACTAGCAAAAATCGTGCGAGAAATATTGCGTTTTTAA
- the psbA gene encoding photosystem II q(b) protein, whose translation MSTTTQRPRQQRELDIFRGWRRFADWITSTNNRIYIGWFGVLMVPTLLAASICFILAFIAAPPVDMHGIREPVVGSLLDGNNIISAAVPPTSAAIGLHFYPIWEASSIEEWLYNGGPYQLIVFHFLIGIWAYLGRMWELSYRLGMRPWIAVAFSAPAAAATSVLLVYPIGQGSFSEGLPLGIAGTFNFMFSFQAEHNILMHPFHMLGVAGIFAGAFLAALHGSLVTSSLIRETTEWESANAGYRFGQREATYNLVASYYAFLGRLTVPSLAVRNSRSIGFTLAALPVIGIWFAALGVGVMAFNLNGFNFNQSILDSQGHVIRTDADIVNRANLGIQAMDAPNAHNFPMRLASGEPVPVAELPAAPRIDS comes from the coding sequence ATGAGTACAACCACACAACGGCCAAGGCAGCAACGCGAACTGGATATTTTCCGGGGATGGCGTCGCTTTGCCGACTGGATTACCAGCACTAATAATCGCATTTATATTGGTTGGTTTGGGGTATTGATGGTACCCACCCTGCTAGCCGCTTCCATTTGTTTCATCCTGGCTTTCATCGCCGCTCCCCCCGTAGACATGCACGGCATTCGGGAGCCAGTTGTCGGTTCGCTTTTAGATGGCAATAATATTATTTCTGCAGCAGTGCCTCCTACTTCTGCTGCGATCGGACTGCACTTCTATCCCATTTGGGAAGCCAGTTCCATCGAAGAATGGCTGTACAACGGCGGTCCGTACCAACTAATCGTTTTCCACTTCTTGATTGGTATTTGGGCCTATCTCGGCCGCATGTGGGAGTTAAGCTATCGCCTCGGTATGCGTCCTTGGATTGCCGTTGCTTTCAGCGCTCCTGCCGCTGCTGCCACTTCAGTTCTGTTGGTGTATCCCATTGGTCAAGGTAGCTTTTCGGAAGGTTTGCCCCTCGGGATTGCCGGTACGTTCAACTTCATGTTTTCCTTCCAAGCCGAGCACAATATCCTGATGCATCCTTTCCACATGCTGGGGGTAGCCGGCATCTTTGCAGGTGCTTTCCTGGCAGCTTTGCACGGTTCCTTGGTCACCTCTAGCTTGATTCGCGAAACCACCGAGTGGGAGTCTGCCAACGCTGGCTATCGCTTCGGACAGCGAGAAGCTACCTACAACCTGGTAGCCAGCTACTATGCTTTCCTGGGACGGTTGACCGTTCCCAGCTTGGCGGTACGCAATAGCCGCTCCATTGGATTTACCCTCGCTGCCTTGCCAGTTATCGGTATCTGGTTTGCGGCTTTGGGTGTTGGTGTGATGGCCTTCAATTTGAATGGATTTAACTTCAACCAGTCCATTCTCGATTCTCAAGGCCACGTCATTCGCACTGATGCTGATATCGTCAACCGCGCCAATTTGGGGATCCAAGCCATGGATGCACCCAACGCTCACAACTTCCCCATGCGTTTGGCTAGCGGCGAACCCGTTCCTGTAGCGGAACTGCCAGCTGCTCCTCGCATCGATAGCTAA
- a CDS encoding DUF3122 domain-containing protein, whose protein sequence is MWCKIRQAISWLLLLGALVLLALLATGVVSVEPAAADIRTAEVAPGEVFVKSFHSLRDRSGNSWQIVFFKRIHGGEVTDVNLRMVGFPELEALQHPAPLSITAKNGGQWQAEDVFTETAPVENIGQYDFRDLIFQLPTDTKLFLSPQGTRDRSVTLPVPPFIVDQWQTVASQQPDNP, encoded by the coding sequence ATGTGGTGTAAAATTCGTCAGGCGATTTCTTGGTTGTTGTTGCTCGGTGCGTTGGTATTGTTGGCGTTGCTGGCTACTGGCGTGGTGTCTGTGGAACCGGCAGCTGCCGATATACGTACCGCAGAAGTGGCACCGGGAGAAGTTTTTGTGAAATCCTTTCACAGCTTGCGCGATCGCTCCGGGAACTCCTGGCAGATAGTCTTTTTCAAAAGAATCCATGGTGGGGAAGTTACGGATGTCAACCTGAGAATGGTGGGATTTCCAGAATTAGAAGCGTTGCAACATCCTGCCCCCCTGTCAATTACCGCCAAAAATGGGGGTCAATGGCAAGCGGAAGATGTCTTTACCGAAACAGCGCCGGTAGAAAATATCGGACAGTACGATTTTCGCGATCTGATCTTCCAACTACCCACCGATACCAAACTGTTCCTCTCTCCCCAAGGAACGCGCGATCGCAGCGTTACCTTACCCGTACCGCCATTTATCGTTGACCAATGGCAAACCGTCGCCTCCCAACAACCAGATAACCCCTAG
- a CDS encoding radical SAM protein, producing MAQSTTSTSTSQTANHPINYVYGPVNSWRYGRSLGIDPIGSVSTCSFDCVYCQLGEIERKTSQRAIYVPTIRILQDLQAFDTQNVDVITLSGSGEPTLAANLEDILRRIKETTGKPTVVLTNGTLLYNERVRQELAIADKVAVKLDASSAEQLRRVNRPVDGLDWETMYQGIQQFRQSYQGQFSLQTMMLADWKPQTKADYIHCIQQLQPDEIQLNTPKRPKPTHHILDARGNHSPASDRPYEVKVLKCVSPEVLQAFAQQIQQQTGVLVRTSHSE from the coding sequence ATGGCACAATCAACTACATCCACTTCCACCTCTCAAACCGCCAACCATCCCATCAACTACGTATACGGTCCAGTGAATTCCTGGCGCTACGGTCGTTCCCTGGGGATTGACCCCATCGGTTCCGTATCCACCTGTTCCTTTGACTGCGTCTACTGCCAGCTGGGGGAAATCGAACGTAAAACCAGCCAGCGCGCCATTTACGTACCTACCATTCGAATTCTGCAAGACTTGCAAGCCTTCGACACCCAAAACGTGGATGTCATCACCTTAAGCGGCAGCGGCGAACCCACCCTAGCTGCCAACTTAGAAGATATTTTGCGCCGCATCAAAGAAACCACTGGTAAACCCACCGTGGTCCTCACCAACGGCACCTTGCTGTACAACGAACGGGTGCGGCAAGAACTGGCGATCGCGGATAAAGTAGCTGTTAAACTAGACGCCAGCTCTGCCGAACAGCTGCGGCGGGTCAATCGACCGGTGGATGGTTTGGATTGGGAAACCATGTACCAGGGCATCCAACAATTCCGGCAAAGCTACCAAGGTCAGTTCTCCCTGCAAACCATGATGCTTGCCGATTGGAAACCCCAAACCAAAGCCGACTATATCCACTGCATCCAGCAACTGCAGCCGGATGAAATTCAGTTGAATACCCCCAAACGTCCCAAACCCACCCATCACATTCTAGACGCCAGGGGCAACCATTCTCCGGCCAGCGATCGCCCCTACGAAGTCAAAGTCCTCAAATGCGTATCGCCGGAGGTTTTGCAGGCATTTGCCCAACAAATCCAGCAGCAAACCGGCGTTTTGGTCCGCACCTCCCACAGCGAGTGA
- a CDS encoding 2Fe-2S iron-sulfur cluster-binding protein, which produces MSVQVSFLPDEVTVEAEAGEPLLQVAERAGVKIPTGCLMGSCHACEVEVVGGETICACISSVPENTSHLTIDVYVDPTW; this is translated from the coding sequence ATGAGCGTACAAGTTTCGTTTTTACCGGATGAAGTAACTGTAGAGGCGGAAGCCGGCGAACCCCTCCTGCAGGTAGCCGAACGCGCCGGCGTGAAGATTCCCACCGGCTGTTTGATGGGGTCTTGCCATGCCTGTGAGGTGGAAGTGGTAGGCGGCGAGACGATTTGTGCCTGTATCAGCAGCGTTCCAGAGAATACGTCTCACCTGACCATTGATGTTTACGTGGACCCTACTTGGTAG
- the cobQ gene encoding cobyric acid synthase CobQ, which produces MKGIMVVSSTAASGKSFFCTALCRLLARQGQQIAPFKSQTRHANGTYMTATGSEIGYAQAVQAWAAGLKPIAEMNPILLNYDSNGSCEIFFNGQSAGRVCQPEKEHRYFEVGWQVVCESLDFLSSEFEWIVAEGDRSTAEIHQRHRDLTNMRVASYLNCPTILVVDAQRGGTLAQAIGTLELLEPSERSLIKGIIINKAFPPYDAHQEAAQWLTQHTQIPVLGVLPWMQSLHQSQDPLTILEKPAEKPNAQITIAVIRLPRIANISDFDALEAEPSVGVKYLHPQDTLGYPDAVILPGSKTTIADLLVLQKTDMAAQLQNYIAAGGTILGIDGGMQMLGNSVADPEGSEGIEGRYEALKLLPIRTTIGRTKTSRSRQVASSYPQAGIPVSGYEIHQYTTKIATGQKLHFLFDDEKLGLANSDGAVWGTTLHGIFDNGAWRRTWLNTLRSRRGLQALPTGIPNYREQREAILDLLADCVRQHTNLDPILSLFKPGSL; this is translated from the coding sequence ATGAAAGGCATTATGGTCGTGAGCAGCACCGCCGCCAGTGGCAAATCCTTCTTTTGTACGGCGCTATGCCGCCTGTTAGCCCGCCAAGGACAGCAAATTGCCCCCTTTAAAAGCCAAACCCGACACGCCAACGGTACCTACATGACCGCCACAGGCAGCGAAATTGGGTACGCTCAGGCCGTACAGGCGTGGGCGGCTGGGTTAAAACCCATAGCTGAAATGAACCCCATTTTGCTCAACTACGACAGCAATGGCAGCTGCGAAATTTTCTTCAACGGTCAGTCAGCCGGTCGCGTTTGCCAGCCGGAAAAAGAACATCGCTATTTTGAAGTAGGCTGGCAGGTGGTGTGCGAATCCTTGGACTTTCTCAGCAGCGAATTTGAGTGGATCGTCGCAGAAGGCGATCGCAGCACGGCGGAAATTCACCAACGCCACCGAGACCTCACCAACATGCGGGTTGCCAGCTACCTCAACTGCCCCACCATTCTCGTGGTCGATGCCCAACGCGGCGGTACCCTTGCCCAAGCCATAGGAACTTTAGAACTGCTAGAACCCAGCGAACGTTCCCTCATCAAAGGCATTATCATCAACAAAGCCTTTCCCCCCTACGATGCCCACCAGGAAGCTGCTCAATGGCTGACCCAACACACGCAAATTCCGGTCTTAGGCGTTTTGCCCTGGATGCAGTCGTTGCATCAAAGCCAAGACCCCCTTACCATCTTAGAAAAGCCCGCGGAAAAACCCAACGCCCAAATTACCATTGCCGTCATTCGTCTGCCCAGAATCGCCAATATTAGTGACTTCGACGCCCTAGAAGCAGAACCCAGCGTTGGTGTAAAATACCTGCACCCCCAGGATACGCTGGGATATCCCGACGCGGTCATTCTCCCCGGTTCCAAAACCACCATCGCCGACCTGTTGGTTTTGCAAAAAACCGACATGGCAGCACAACTACAAAACTACATTGCCGCCGGCGGCACCATTTTGGGCATTGATGGGGGCATGCAAATGCTGGGCAACTCTGTTGCCGATCCGGAAGGTAGCGAGGGCATCGAAGGTCGCTACGAAGCGTTAAAACTGCTTCCCATTCGCACCACCATTGGCAGAACCAAAACTTCCCGTTCCCGACAAGTGGCGTCTTCTTATCCCCAAGCCGGCATTCCTGTCTCCGGCTACGAAATCCATCAATACACTACCAAAATTGCCACTGGTCAAAAGCTACACTTTTTATTTGATGACGAAAAATTGGGATTGGCGAACAGCGATGGGGCGGTTTGGGGCACCACCCTGCATGGGATTTTCGATAATGGCGCTTGGCGTCGCACTTGGCTGAATACCCTGCGCAGCCGGCGGGGATTGCAGGCGCTACCCACAGGAATCCCCAACTACCGCGAACAGCGAGAAGCGATCTTGGATTTGCTAGCGGATTGCGTTCGCCAACATACCAATTTAGACCCAATTTTGTCCTTGTTCAAACCCGGATCCCTATGA
- a CDS encoding Npun_F0494 family protein, whose protein sequence is MTNEISTNTSAVLEYPQQSRQRAERALRCLPLQMPFYTTLLQQSIALPDIAKQAGVRSKYLRSPMSEWAVENHLMWLIRVGVLRREVDGQGITDAFRLTPLGRQIIKQWRLQGWEQIPPASLVDRILVWWQRTSDLPM, encoded by the coding sequence ATGACCAACGAAATCTCTACCAACACTTCCGCAGTGCTGGAATATCCCCAACAAAGCCGCCAGCGGGCGGAACGAGCCCTTCGATGCCTGCCATTGCAAATGCCCTTTTACACCACCTTATTGCAGCAAAGTATTGCTTTACCCGACATTGCCAAACAGGCAGGGGTTCGGTCAAAATATCTGCGATCGCCCATGAGCGAGTGGGCAGTAGAAAACCATCTCATGTGGTTGATTCGAGTCGGGGTATTGCGTCGCGAAGTAGACGGTCAAGGCATCACCGATGCGTTCCGCCTCACCCCCTTGGGCAGACAAATTATCAAGCAATGGCGCTTGCAGGGATGGGAACAAATCCCGCCTGCTTCCTTGGTTGACCGCATCTTGGTTTGGTGGCAACGTACCAGCGACCTGCCCATGTAA
- the fabI gene encoding enoyl-ACP reductase FabI, translating into MLNLNGKNALVTGIANHRSIAWGIAQKLHEAGANLGVNYLPDEKGKHEKKVKELVEPLNPDFCVPCDVQNDEQVAAMFSTAEQTWGQLDTLVHCLAFAGKDELSGNFTDLSREGFARALEISTYSLVKLSAAAKPLMKEGGSILTLTYLGSQRVTPNYNVMGVAKAGLESSVRYLAAELGPQNIRVNAISAGPIRTLASSAIGGIADMIRHVEEVSPLGRTVTQVEVGNTAVFLSSELATGITGQVVYVDAGYSVMGV; encoded by the coding sequence ATGTTGAATTTGAACGGAAAAAATGCCCTTGTCACCGGCATTGCCAACCACCGCTCCATTGCTTGGGGAATCGCCCAAAAATTGCACGAAGCTGGTGCCAACCTGGGTGTCAATTACCTTCCCGACGAAAAAGGCAAACACGAAAAGAAAGTAAAGGAACTGGTAGAACCGCTCAACCCTGATTTTTGCGTTCCCTGTGACGTGCAAAACGACGAACAGGTAGCTGCCATGTTTTCCACTGCCGAGCAAACTTGGGGCCAGTTGGATACCCTCGTTCACTGTTTGGCGTTCGCGGGGAAAGATGAACTATCTGGCAATTTTACCGATTTAAGCCGGGAAGGGTTTGCTAGAGCTTTAGAAATTAGTACCTATTCTTTAGTGAAACTCAGTGCCGCTGCCAAACCGCTCATGAAAGAAGGTGGCAGCATTTTGACCCTCACCTACTTGGGGTCGCAACGGGTTACTCCTAACTATAACGTAATGGGCGTGGCAAAGGCAGGTTTGGAATCGAGCGTCCGCTATTTGGCGGCAGAGTTGGGTCCGCAAAACATCCGCGTGAATGCCATTTCCGCTGGTCCAATCCGTACGTTGGCTTCTTCCGCCATTGGTGGCATTGCCGACATGATTCGCCATGTGGAAGAAGTTTCCCCCCTAGGCAGAACCGTGACTCAGGTGGAAGTGGGCAACACAGCCGTTTTCCTCAGCAGCGAACTCGCCACCGGCATTACCGGGCAAGTGGTTTACGTGGATGCTGGATACTCGGTGATGGGTGTTTAA
- the ntcA gene encoding global nitrogen regulator NtcA has product MIGSQDKSLAAIFRQMSNGVFPPVVETFERGKTIFFPGDPAERVYFLLKGAVKLSRVYQGGEEITVALLRENSVFGVLSLITGHRSDRFYHAVAFTSVELLSVPIDQVEKALKDDPELSVFMLQGLSSRILQTEMMIETLAHRDMGSRLVSFLLILCRDFGIPSTNGITIDLKLSHQEIAEAIGSTRVTVTRLLGELRQKQMISIYKKKVTVHNPLALSQQFT; this is encoded by the coding sequence ATGATTGGGAGTCAGGACAAATCGCTAGCAGCTATATTCCGGCAAATGAGCAACGGGGTCTTTCCTCCCGTTGTGGAAACCTTCGAGCGGGGGAAAACGATTTTCTTCCCCGGCGACCCGGCAGAAAGGGTTTATTTCCTGCTCAAAGGTGCCGTGAAACTCTCCCGGGTGTACCAAGGGGGAGAAGAAATTACCGTGGCCCTACTGCGGGAAAACAGCGTTTTTGGAGTGTTGTCGCTAATTACCGGACATCGCAGCGATCGCTTTTACCACGCGGTGGCGTTTACTTCGGTGGAATTGCTGTCGGTTCCCATCGACCAGGTGGAAAAAGCCCTCAAAGACGACCCGGAACTGTCGGTGTTTATGTTGCAGGGGCTATCTTCGCGGATTTTGCAAACCGAGATGATGATCGAAACCCTTGCCCACCGCGATATGGGATCGCGTCTGGTGAGTTTTCTGTTAATTCTCTGTCGCGATTTTGGTATTCCCAGCACCAACGGCATTACCATAGACTTGAAGCTTTCCCACCAAGAAATTGCCGAGGCTATTGGTTCCACCCGGGTAACGGTGACGCGATTGTTGGGCGAATTGCGGCAAAAGCAAATGATTTCCATTTACAAGAAAAAAGTAACCGTTCACAATCCCCTTGCCTTGAGCCAGCAATTCACCTAA
- a CDS encoding DUF3084 domain-containing protein: protein MNAGYVLIVAILLLGGAIATVGDRLGTKVGKARLRLYGLRPKQTATVITIITGSVISASTLGILLASDRQLRTGIFKLEEIQEDLEDAKNDLTQTRQTLHATTTQLDGAKQELAQVKRLLRDNQNQLQQARLALERVRSEKRKLEANLEQTRSQLSQVETNLQNTQAQLQEVSQQKNSLQQQIQQLQARSQELLQERETLLAQKEAAIAKRDKIIEQREQKLAKQAEIIRAREDLLAELQRERTFLEAEVRQLEQESQKLREGNVALLRGEVLASGAVRVVDTEGVPEAIDRLLREANREAIRQLLPGREDFDFRAVRISQSEVQQLLEQIEANRVYVMRIISAENYLVGEKNVEVVADVVPNRLLLLKGDLIAATSVNPMAQTSEEIRDRISLLIEASQFRARWLGLLSPDVKIGDDDIDDISKLANFLKKVESYNQPLKIKAVAAEAIYTVGPLTVNLLAVNNQDEVIARTN, encoded by the coding sequence ATGAACGCTGGATACGTCCTAATTGTGGCAATTTTACTGTTGGGTGGGGCGATTGCCACAGTGGGCGATCGCTTGGGCACCAAGGTGGGAAAGGCAAGGTTGCGCCTGTACGGGCTGCGCCCCAAACAAACGGCTACTGTAATCACCATTATCACCGGTAGCGTCATTTCCGCCTCTACGTTGGGCATTCTACTGGCGAGCGACCGACAGCTACGTACGGGGATCTTTAAACTTGAAGAAATTCAAGAAGACCTGGAAGATGCGAAAAACGACCTCACCCAGACCCGGCAAACCTTGCACGCAACCACCACGCAACTGGATGGTGCCAAACAGGAACTCGCCCAAGTCAAACGTTTGCTGCGAGACAACCAAAACCAACTCCAACAAGCGCGTTTGGCGTTAGAACGGGTACGTTCGGAGAAACGAAAACTGGAAGCCAATTTAGAACAAACCCGCAGCCAACTATCTCAAGTGGAAACCAACCTCCAAAATACCCAAGCGCAATTGCAGGAGGTTTCCCAGCAAAAAAATAGCTTGCAGCAGCAAATTCAGCAGTTACAAGCAAGAAGCCAAGAATTGTTACAGGAACGGGAAACCCTGCTTGCCCAAAAAGAAGCTGCGATCGCGAAGCGGGATAAAATTATCGAACAGCGGGAACAAAAACTCGCCAAACAAGCGGAAATCATTCGGGCGCGGGAAGATTTGCTGGCAGAACTCCAACGAGAACGCACCTTTTTGGAAGCGGAAGTGCGCCAGCTAGAACAAGAATCGCAAAAACTGCGGGAAGGCAACGTTGCCCTGCTGCGCGGGGAAGTATTGGCATCTGGGGCAGTGCGGGTGGTCGATACGGAAGGGGTGCCGGAAGCCATCGATCGCTTGTTGCGGGAAGCCAACCGAGAGGCAATCCGCCAGTTGCTACCGGGCAGGGAAGACTTTGATTTTCGGGCGGTACGCATTTCCCAAAGCGAAGTTCAACAACTGCTCGAACAAATTGAAGCCAATCGCGTGTACGTGATGCGGATTATTTCGGCGGAAAACTATCTGGTGGGGGAAAAAAATGTGGAAGTGGTGGCGGATGTGGTGCCCAATCGTTTGTTGCTGCTGAAAGGAGATTTGATTGCTGCTACTTCTGTCAACCCCATGGCGCAAACTTCCGAAGAAATCCGCGATCGCATTTCCCTACTGATCGAAGCTTCCCAATTTCGCGCTCGGTGGTTGGGATTGCTTTCCCCCGATGTCAAAATCGGCGACGACGATATAGACGATATTTCCAAGCTCGCCAATTTCCTAAAAAAGGTAGAATCATACAACCAACCTCTAAAAATTAAAGCCGTAGCTGCAGAAGCGATCTACACGGTAGGTCCGCTAACCGTAAATCTCTTAGCTGTTAACAACCAAGACGAAGTGATTGCCCGTACCAATTAG
- a CDS encoding resolvase, giving the protein MSPSLLLGFDPGKDKCGLAIVRLPQQIIYHQVIAAGDAMTTVVSLARAYPLETIVMGDRTTAKSWKSQLETAVPQIPLVLVNEAYSSLQARDRYWQMFPPKGLMRLVPSRMRLPPRPIDDIVAIILIERYQQQQFDVAGEKYHS; this is encoded by the coding sequence ATGTCCCCATCCCTGTTGCTGGGTTTCGATCCCGGAAAAGATAAATGCGGTCTTGCCATTGTGCGATTGCCGCAACAAATTATCTACCACCAGGTCATCGCCGCCGGTGATGCCATGACCACGGTGGTTTCCCTCGCTCGAGCATATCCCCTCGAAACCATTGTCATGGGCGATCGCACCACCGCCAAATCCTGGAAATCTCAACTAGAAACCGCCGTTCCCCAGATTCCCCTTGTCTTGGTAAACGAAGCCTATTCCAGCCTGCAAGCGCGCGATCGCTACTGGCAAATGTTTCCTCCCAAAGGGCTCATGCGCCTGGTTCCCTCCCGGATGCGCCTTCCCCCACGCCCCATCGACGATATTGTTGCCATTATTCTCATCGAACGATACCAGCAACAGCAGTTTGACGTCGCTGGGGAAAAGTACCATTCTTGA
- a CDS encoding DUF3146 family protein, with protein MSKRLPKTTAHVCITAQSWQTGKLEGQVSAGAFTWDFQWRFRQKELRIFPSRGRALIQEPLGRFLEAYDYQLEPGSDYWFTIRAQI; from the coding sequence ATGAGCAAACGCTTACCCAAAACCACCGCCCACGTTTGTATCACGGCACAGTCTTGGCAGACAGGCAAACTGGAAGGTCAGGTAAGTGCCGGTGCATTTACCTGGGACTTTCAGTGGCGGTTTCGTCAAAAAGAACTTCGTATTTTCCCTTCTAGAGGTCGGGCATTGATTCAAGAACCTTTGGGGCGTTTTTTGGAAGCTTACGATTACCAGTTGGAACCGGGAAGTGACTACTGGTTTACCATTCGCGCGCAAATTTAG
- the pth gene encoding aminoacyl-tRNA hydrolase, with protein MSELRPQLIAGLGNPGKKYEKTRHNIGFDAIDALAQAWQISLSENRRFQGIFGEGFTPKTGKIRLLKPTTYMNRSGQSLQSVASWFKLPPESVLVIYDDMDLPVGKIRLRLSGSAGGHNGMKSAIAHLNTQNFPRLRIGIGKPTGENEQETIGYVLGKFSPSQAQVMSQVLDTVVQAIEVGCEQGWEKAMSLYNNHVVPL; from the coding sequence ATGAGCGAACTAAGACCGCAGTTAATTGCTGGATTGGGCAATCCCGGGAAAAAATACGAAAAAACCCGTCACAACATTGGTTTTGATGCCATCGATGCCTTAGCCCAAGCTTGGCAAATTTCCCTCAGCGAAAACCGACGCTTTCAAGGAATTTTTGGGGAAGGATTTACCCCGAAAACTGGTAAAATTCGCCTGCTCAAACCCACCACTTACATGAACCGTTCCGGACAATCTTTACAATCGGTAGCGAGTTGGTTTAAATTGCCGCCAGAGTCGGTTTTGGTCATTTATGATGACATGGATTTGCCCGTGGGCAAAATTCGTTTGCGTTTGTCGGGGTCGGCAGGTGGGCATAATGGTATGAAATCCGCGATCGCCCATTTAAATACGCAAAATTTTCCCCGCTTGCGCATTGGCATCGGCAAACCAACCGGGGAAAACGAACAGGAGACCATTGGCTACGTTCTGGGCAAATTTTCCCCTTCCCAAGCCCAAGTCATGTCGCAGGTTCTCGATACGGTGGTTCAAGCGATCGAAGTTGGCTGCGAACAGGGATGGGAAAAGGCGATGAGCTTGTACAACAACCATGTAGTGCCCCTTTAA
- a CDS encoding TatA/E family twin arginine-targeting protein translocase, whose amino-acid sequence MNIFGIGLPEMLVILVIALLIFGPKKLPEVGQSLGKAIKGFQQASKDFENEFKREANYLQNNEQSQETSQAAEPTKSAAVADDGNTETAPTQDGSNSSSSKEQTPAS is encoded by the coding sequence ATGAATATCTTTGGTATCGGCTTGCCAGAAATGCTCGTTATCCTGGTTATTGCCTTACTCATCTTTGGTCCCAAAAAACTTCCCGAAGTTGGTCAAAGTTTGGGCAAAGCCATCAAAGGCTTTCAACAGGCATCTAAAGATTTTGAAAACGAATTCAAACGGGAAGCCAACTACTTGCAAAATAACGAACAATCGCAAGAAACTTCCCAAGCAGCCGAACCCACCAAAAGTGCGGCTGTTGCCGACGATGGAAACACAGAAACCGCACCAACCCAAGACGGCAGCAATTCCTCTAGTTCCAAAGAACAAACCCCTGCTAGTTAG